One window of Salegentibacter sp. Hel_I_6 genomic DNA carries:
- a CDS encoding ribonucleotide-diphosphate reductase subunit beta, whose protein sequence is MSIFQKRVNYKPFEYPEILQFTEAINRSFWVHSEVDFTADVQDFHSHLSENEKQVIKKSLLAIAQIEVAVKSFWGDLYEHLPKPEFNGLGSTFAECEFRHSEAYSRLLEVLGYNNEFEQLIETPVIKKRVAYLSEALANTKSSDEKKYVFSLILFSILIENVSLFSQFAIILSFSRFKGVMKNVSNIIAWTSVDEQIHANAGIYIVNQIKKEFPEFFNEETKTQIREIIAHSMKVESEILDWIFVDGALEQCKKEDLLNFMKYRVDDSLEKIGLEKIYFVSEYDYKAMLWFEEEVFANSLDDFFAKRPVDYTKHDKSITADDLF, encoded by the coding sequence CGGGTAAATTACAAACCTTTCGAATATCCCGAGATCCTTCAGTTTACCGAAGCTATTAACAGATCATTCTGGGTGCATTCTGAAGTAGACTTTACTGCAGATGTACAGGATTTTCATTCTCATCTTAGTGAAAATGAAAAACAGGTAATTAAAAAGAGTTTGCTTGCCATCGCACAAATTGAAGTAGCCGTTAAATCCTTCTGGGGCGATTTATATGAGCACCTTCCTAAGCCGGAATTTAACGGCCTCGGAAGCACTTTTGCTGAATGTGAATTCAGGCATTCGGAAGCTTATTCCCGCCTGCTTGAAGTTTTAGGTTATAACAACGAGTTCGAGCAATTAATAGAAACTCCTGTTATCAAAAAAAGGGTGGCTTATCTTTCTGAAGCTTTAGCAAATACAAAATCTTCAGATGAAAAAAAATACGTGTTTTCCCTTATTTTATTTTCAATTTTAATTGAAAACGTATCCCTCTTTAGTCAGTTTGCTATTATTCTTTCGTTTAGCCGATTTAAAGGTGTGATGAAAAATGTGAGCAATATAATTGCATGGACATCGGTAGACGAACAAATTCATGCCAATGCCGGGATTTATATTGTAAACCAGATTAAGAAAGAATTTCCAGAATTCTTCAACGAGGAAACCAAAACTCAAATTAGAGAGATCATTGCCCATTCTATGAAAGTAGAATCTGAAATCCTTGATTGGATCTTTGTTGATGGCGCTCTGGAACAATGCAAAAAAGAAGACCTGCTGAATTTTATGAAGTATCGGGTAGACGATAGCCTTGAAAAAATTGGTTTGGAAAAGATCTACTTTGTTTCAGAGTATGATTACAAAGCCATGTTATGGTTTGAAGAAGAAGTTTTCGCCAATAGTTTAGACGACTTTTTTGCCAAGCGTCCGGTAGATTACACCAAACACGATAAAAGCATCACGGCCGATGATCTTTTTTAA
- a CDS encoding ribonucleoside-diphosphate reductase subunit alpha: protein MPETIIKEMQQERLWWLNEESQQILNRGYLLKGETTKSAIERVANAAAKRLYKPELAEAFIEMIERGWMSLSSPIWANMGTERGLPISCFNVYVPDNIEGITHKLGEVIMQTKIGGGTSGYFGELRGRGSAVTDNGKSSGATSFMKLFDTAMDTISQGGVRRGAFAAYLDIDHPDIKEFLEIKNIGNPIQNLFYGVSVPDYWMQEMIDGDREKREIWAKVLESRQQKGLPYIFFKDNINRFKPQVYKDKNYVVNSSNLCSEIALPSTEEESFICCLSSMNLELYDEWKDTEAVKLAIYFLDAVLQEFIAKTEDNYYLTPANKFAKRHRALGLGVMGWHSYLQKNRIPFEGLKAKGLTNSIFKEINEKATKASKELANIYGEPEVLKGYGLRNTTLMAVAPTTSSSAILGQASPGIEPFSSNYYKAGLAKGNFMRKNKYLKELLQEKGLDTEETWRSIMLNHGSVQHLKELSDEERMVFKTFKEISQLEIIQQASVRQKYIDQSQSLNLNIPSDLPVREVNKLMIEAWQLGVKTLYYQRSQSVSKEFIANMVNCASCEA, encoded by the coding sequence ATGCCCGAAACAATAATTAAAGAAATGCAACAGGAACGCCTTTGGTGGCTCAATGAAGAAAGCCAGCAAATACTTAACCGTGGTTATCTATTAAAAGGAGAAACTACAAAATCTGCCATAGAACGAGTTGCAAATGCAGCTGCAAAAAGACTCTACAAACCAGAACTGGCTGAAGCTTTTATAGAAATGATAGAACGCGGCTGGATGAGTTTAAGTTCGCCAATTTGGGCCAATATGGGTACCGAACGCGGATTACCAATTTCCTGTTTCAATGTCTACGTACCCGATAATATTGAAGGAATTACTCACAAACTGGGCGAGGTAATCATGCAAACCAAGATTGGTGGCGGTACTTCAGGTTATTTTGGAGAATTACGAGGTCGTGGCAGTGCTGTTACCGATAACGGCAAAAGTAGCGGAGCAACCAGTTTTATGAAGCTTTTTGACACTGCGATGGATACCATTTCTCAGGGCGGCGTTCGCCGCGGAGCTTTTGCTGCTTATCTGGATATTGACCACCCCGATATTAAAGAATTTCTCGAGATAAAAAATATTGGAAATCCTATTCAGAATTTATTTTATGGCGTTAGTGTGCCCGATTACTGGATGCAGGAAATGATAGATGGAGATCGGGAAAAACGAGAAATATGGGCTAAAGTTTTAGAAAGCAGACAGCAAAAAGGTTTGCCCTATATTTTCTTTAAAGACAATATCAACCGGTTCAAGCCGCAGGTTTATAAGGACAAAAACTACGTTGTAAATTCCAGCAATTTATGTTCAGAAATCGCACTGCCTTCAACCGAGGAAGAGTCTTTTATTTGCTGTCTCTCTTCAATGAATTTAGAGCTTTATGACGAATGGAAAGATACCGAGGCAGTAAAACTGGCTATCTATTTTCTTGATGCTGTTTTACAGGAATTTATCGCGAAAACCGAGGATAATTATTACCTCACTCCTGCCAATAAATTTGCAAAAAGACACAGGGCTCTGGGATTGGGCGTTATGGGTTGGCATTCTTATCTTCAGAAGAACAGGATTCCTTTTGAAGGTTTAAAAGCAAAAGGCTTAACGAATTCCATATTTAAAGAAATTAATGAGAAAGCTACCAAAGCAAGTAAGGAATTAGCGAATATTTATGGCGAACCCGAGGTTTTAAAAGGCTACGGATTAAGAAATACTACTTTAATGGCCGTAGCGCCTACTACCTCCTCTTCTGCCATTTTAGGACAGGCATCACCTGGGATTGAACCTTTTAGCAGTAATTATTACAAAGCGGGATTGGCAAAAGGGAATTTTATGCGGAAGAATAAATATTTAAAGGAATTACTTCAGGAAAAAGGATTGGATACCGAAGAAACCTGGCGAAGCATTATGCTAAACCACGGAAGCGTACAGCATTTAAAAGAATTAAGTGATGAAGAGCGAATGGTTTTTAAAACCTTTAAGGAGATAAGTCAGTTAGAGATTATTCAACAGGCCTCGGTGAGACAAAAATATATAGACCAGTCCCAAAGTTTGAATTTGAATATTCCTTCAGATCTTCCGGTTCGGGAAGTAAATAAGCTAATGATAGAAGCCTGGCAACTGGGAGTTAAAACGCTATACTACCAAAGAAGTCAAAGTGTTTCTAAAGAATTTATAGCCAATATGGTGAATTGTGCGAGTTGTGAGGCTTAA
- a CDS encoding DUF2911 domain-containing protein, which produces MKKLLLFLCTAGIMSATQAQVKAPQPSPLTKIEQKVGLTDFTLEYSRPGMRDREIFGNLVPYGEVWRTGANENTKITFSDDVTIQGEELKAGTYAIYTIPKEDEWEVMFYNDASNWGNPAEWDEEKVALKATAEVLELPFEMETFTIMIDELKNDSAVLNFVWANTVASLEFEVPTEEKAMASIEKTMNGPGAGDYFAAATYYHDANKDLEQAYEWVKKSLEMGNPNAFWILRRKSLIAADLGKKEEAIAAAKKSLAEAEKAGNQDYVKMNKDSLKEWGAM; this is translated from the coding sequence ATGAAAAAATTACTTCTATTTTTATGTACCGCAGGGATTATGAGTGCAACTCAAGCCCAGGTAAAGGCTCCACAACCGAGTCCTTTAACTAAGATTGAACAAAAAGTTGGGCTTACCGATTTCACTCTTGAATATTCCCGTCCCGGAATGAGAGATCGTGAGATTTTTGGCAATCTAGTGCCCTATGGAGAAGTATGGCGTACCGGTGCCAACGAGAATACCAAAATTACTTTTAGTGACGATGTTACTATTCAAGGAGAAGAATTAAAGGCCGGAACCTACGCAATTTATACCATTCCGAAGGAAGACGAGTGGGAAGTAATGTTCTATAACGATGCTTCTAATTGGGGAAATCCTGCTGAATGGGACGAAGAGAAAGTAGCCCTAAAAGCAACTGCAGAAGTATTGGAGCTTCCGTTTGAAATGGAAACTTTCACCATTATGATAGACGAACTTAAGAATGATTCTGCTGTGCTTAATTTTGTTTGGGCAAATACAGTTGCGAGTCTTGAATTCGAAGTACCTACCGAAGAAAAAGCAATGGCCAGTATTGAAAAAACTATGAATGGCCCAGGGGCAGGTGATTATTTTGCTGCAGCAACTTATTATCACGATGCCAATAAAGATTTAGAACAGGCTTACGAATGGGTAAAAAAATCCCTTGAAATGGGGAACCCGAATGCATTCTGGATCTTAAGAAGAAAATCGCTTATCGCAGCCGATCTTGGTAAAAAAGAAGAAGCAATTGCAGCTGCCAAAAAATCTTTAGCTGAAGCTGAAAAAGCCGGAAACCAGGATTACGTTAAAATGAACAAAGATTCCCTTAAAGAATGGGGAGCTATGTAA
- a CDS encoding SRPBCC family protein, with translation MKIYTKKTVQKLPISLEKAWEFLSSPGNLKTITPDYMGFNIISGADRPMFAGQIIQYIVTPIAGIKTKWVTEITHVKDREYFVDEQRFGPYALWHHKHFLKEIPGGVEMEDIIDYKLPFGILGQMVHPFLVAPKLKEIFDYRQEKLIELFGEYDETKTKDATLKQDILA, from the coding sequence ATGAAAATCTATACTAAAAAGACGGTGCAAAAACTTCCTATAAGCCTGGAAAAGGCCTGGGAATTTCTATCCAGCCCTGGAAATCTAAAGACTATTACACCAGATTATATGGGGTTTAATATTATCTCTGGAGCCGATCGCCCAATGTTTGCAGGACAAATTATTCAATATATAGTAACTCCTATTGCAGGAATTAAAACCAAATGGGTTACGGAAATAACCCACGTAAAAGATAGAGAATACTTTGTTGACGAGCAACGTTTTGGGCCTTATGCACTTTGGCACCACAAGCATTTTTTGAAAGAAATTCCAGGCGGCGTGGAGATGGAGGATATTATAGATTATAAATTGCCCTTCGGGATTTTAGGACAAATGGTGCATCCCTTTCTCGTAGCTCCTAAACTGAAAGAAATTTTTGATTACAGGCAGGAGAAACTTATAGAACTTTTTGGTGAATATGATGAAACCAAAACTAAAGATGCAACACTGAAACAAGATATTTTAGCTTAA